Proteins from one Oryza sativa Japonica Group chromosome 12, ASM3414082v1 genomic window:
- the LOC4351732 gene encoding uncharacterized protein, which translates to MSASKLQFTPCSTPIQGNEINFSKLYLHHTPAGPRPNQSGVTSTNKETGLGSLVVNNWQVYDGIGCDAKVVAHAQGLHVYAGNWHNSFTLVFEDERFKGSTLEVMGIVVEQGEWAIVGGTGQFAMANGVIFKKFHEQKKEGNIMELTIKGFCPVLKGSPSQGLVTKIGPWGGIDGGRAQDITATPKRLESITIHSGWTIDSISFIYFDQAGEKHRAGPWGGPGGDPCTIEFGSSEFLKEVSGTFGPYEGWKVIRSIKFVTNKKTYGPFGRQEGTPFSVPVQNNSTIVGFFGRSGKYLDTVGIYVHPR; encoded by the exons ATGTCTGCTAGCAAGCTGCAATTCACCCCATGCAGCACACCCATTCAGGGCAATGAGATCAACTTTAGCAAACTCTACCTGCACCACACGCCGGCTGGTCCAAGACCAAACCAGTCCGGGGTCACAAGCACAAACAAGGAAACCGGGTTGGGTTCCTTGGTTGTTAACAACTGGCAGGTATACGACGGAATCGGCTGTGACGCCAAGGTTGTTGCCCATGCACAAGGCCTGCACGTTTATGCCGGTAACTGGCACAACTCCTTCACCCTAGTGTTTGAGGATGAAAG GTTCAAGGGTTCCACTCTTGAGGTGATGGGAATAGTTGTTGAACAAGGTGAATGGGCTATTGTCGGGGGCACGGGACAATTTGCTATGGCAAATGGTGTAATCTTTAAAAAGTTCcatgaacaaaaaaaagaaggaaatattATGGAACTCACTATCAAGGGATTTTGCCCTGTCTTGAAAGGGTCACCGTCACAG GGCCTTGTCACCAAGATTGGGCCTTGGGGTGGAATTGATGGAGGCAGAGCTCAAGACATTACAGCTACTCCAAAGCGTCTAGAATCCATTACAATACACAGCGGCTGGACTATTGATTCGATCTCATTTATTTACTTTGACCAAGCTGGAGAGAAGCACAGAGCAGGTCCATGGGGTGGTCCTGGTGGGGATCCTTGCACG ATTGAATTTGGCAGTTCAGAGTTTCTCAAGGAGGTTTCTGGAACGTTTGGCCCATATGAAGGCTGGAAAGTTATAAGATCTATTAAATTTGTCACCAATAAGAAAACATATGGTCCATTTGGACGACAGGAAGGAACCCCTTTTAGCGTCCCGGTGCAGAATAACTCCACTATAGTGGGCTTCTTTGGACGCAGCGGGAAGTACCTCGACACAGTTGGCATCTACGTGCATCCGAGATAA
- the LOC107277562 gene encoding disease resistance protein Pik-2 — protein sequence MEATAVSLARSVLDVVLSSVGPAVADEVARFLGVPKEVKFIRNELEMMQAFIKTASSSLHPDAAATAGGGDNDILRTWVKQVRDLAYDIEDCLLDFALYAARISSSPTGSSWLRPGPLAARGRIADRIRELKASVEELNQLRLRYHIVVDDHHHPSRTYHERVVAMLPGGHGSSSDELAFQESEIIGRAGEKEQLKDLISRCSGSPSPSVVAVWGMGGMGKSSLVRMVHNNPAVLDVFDCSAWVTVPHPLDGADEFRRRLRKQLGLGLGAAAGDDQNVIQDYLREKRYIIMVDDLLSQEEWDQIWQVLKPLNNKGSVVIVTTRRKDVAGHCAGLAPEEHGHVYELKRLDDKQSKDLLCRKVYRTPNYTLPEDMKPHISRILKGCWGLPLAISTIGGLLANRPKTGMEWKKLHEHLGVELESDQLQDITKVLVSSYHGLPYHLKPIFLYLSIFPENNEIRRTRLLRRWIAEGYIANNRDMPVEVVGERFFNELINRSMIQSSKVSHGLKVDRCRVHGMMLHIILSKSIDENQLFVIKKHCNEVPQSKIRHLVVNRWKKRDEKLENINLSLIRSLTVFGECPASLITLEMRMLRVLDLEDMANLKNEDLKHIGKLRHLRYLGLRGTDISKLPSSLQNLLYLETLDIQDTQVTQLPDGIAKLEKLRYLLAGVNFSRDLLQKMPQFGMENHNSNLLGNLASCLYCYNTQSCEISGMDQFSVMVPEGIEKLRNLHMLSVVNVRKSKDVAGKLERLTNLQRLGVTGLGQEEGKELWNSIKNLNRLQRLEVRSESLDFLVNNKDIDATPPKYLVSLRLCGLLDELPVWIKSLNDLTKVKLIGTQLKQDDIHRLKDLRILASLGLWEKSYKEKSLIFNDGTFRKLIFLDIDGLEIIETVNIEKGAMPELQQLWVNRCQKLSDDDNGLSGVLHLLNLNELVLKKCGPKEKLVQLLQSQLSTHVKRPKFLVGKSISPTSSEASTSTATQTG from the exons ATGGAAGCGACGGCGGTGAGCTTGGCGAGGTCCGTCCTCGACGTCGTCCTGAGCAGCGTTGGGCctgccgtcgccgacgaggtcgCGCGCTTCCTCGGCGTCCCCAAGGAAGTGAAGTTCATCCGCAACGAGCTTGAGATGATGCAGGCCTTCATCAAGACGGCCTCCTCTTCCTTgcaccccgacgccgccgccaccgccggaggcGGGGACAACGACATCTTGAGGACGTGGGTGAAGCAGGTGCGCGACCTGGCCTATGACATCGAGGACTGCCTCCTCGACTTCGCCCTCTACGCCGCCAGgatctcgtcgtcgccgacgggcAGCTCCTGGCTCCGGCCAGGCCCCCTCGCGGCGCGCGGCCGCATCGCCGACCGGATCCGCGAGCTCAAGGCCAGCGTCGAGGAGCTCAACCAGCTTAGGCTGCGTTACCATATCGTCgtcgacgaccaccaccacccgagCCGCACGTACCATGAGCGCGTCGTCGCCATGCTCCCCGGCGGCCATGGCTCGAGCTCCGACGAGCTCGCGTTCCAGGAGTCGGAGATCATCGGCCGCGCAGGCGAGAAGGAGCAGCTGAAGGATCTGATCTCCCGCTGCagtggctcgccgtcgccgagcgtGGTGGCGGTGTGGGGGATGGGCGGCATGGGGAAGTCGTCGCTGGTGAGGATGGTGCACAACAACCCGGCGGTGCTCGACGTGTTCGACTGCAGCGCGTGGGTGACGGTGCCGCACCCgctcgacggcgccgacgagTTCAGGCGGCGGCTGAGGAAGCAGCTCGGCCTCGGCTTGGGCGCCGCAGCCGGAGACGACCAGAACGTCATCCAGGACTACCTGCGGGAGAAGAGGTACATCATCATGGTGGACGACCTGCTCAGCCAGGAGGAGTGGGATCAGATCTGGCAAGTCCTCAAGCCGTTGAACAACAAGGGCAGCGTCGTCATCGTCACGACGCGCCGTAAGGACGTCGCCGGGCACTGCGCGGGCCTCGCGCCTGAGGAGCATGGCCATGTCTACGAGCTGAAACGTCTGGATGATAAGCAATCCAAGGATCTCCTTTGTCGAAAG GTCTACAGAACACCAAACTATACCTTGCCGGAGGACATGAAACCGCACATCAGTCGCATCTTGAAGGGATGCTGGGGGCTTCCTCTTGCTATATCCACAATCGGAGGTCTCCTTGCCAATAGGCCTAAAACAGGAATGGAATGGAAGAAGTTGCACGAACACCTTGGAGTAGAGCTGGAGTCCGACCAGCTCCAGGACATCACGAAGGTACTTGTCTCAAGTTACCATGGCCTGCCATATCACCTGAAGCCAATCTTCTTATACCTTAGTATCTTCCCCGAGAACAACGAGATCCGGCGCACCCGCTTGTTGAGGAGATGGATCGCAGAAGGTTACATAGCGAATAACCGCGACATGCCCGTTGAAGTAGTGGGAGAGCGCTTCTTCAATGAGCTTATCAACAGAAGCATGATCCAATCTTCCAAGGTCAGCCATGGCCTGAAAGTCGATCGCTGTCGAGTTCATGGCATGATGCTCCATATAATCCTGTCCAAGTCCATCGATGAGAACCAGCTCTTTGTCATCAAGAAGCACTGTAACGAGGTTCCACAAAGTAAGATACGCCACTTGGTTGTGAACAGATGGAAGAAGAGGGATGAAAAGTTGGAGAACATAAACCTGTCATTGATTCGATCGCTAACGGTATTTGGAGAGTGCCCAGCATCTCTCATTACCCTTGAGATGCGAATGCTTCGTGTTCTCGACCTGGAAGATATGGCCAATCTGAAGAACGAAGACCTTAAGCACATAGGAAAGCTGAGACACCTAAGATATCTGGGTCTTAGAGGAACAGATATTTCCAAGCTTCCATCTTCTCTTCAGAACCTTCTGTACCTAGAGACGCTTGACATCCAAGACACGCAAGTCACCCAGCTCCCAGATGGCATTGCTAAACTTGAGAAGCTCCGTTACCTTCTCGCCGGAGTCAATTTCTCAAGAGATTTGCTACAAAAGATGCCGCAGTTTGGGATGGAAAACCACAATTCCAACCTGTTGGGGAACTTGGCATCCTGCCTATATTGTTACAACACCCAATCTTGTGAGATATCTGGCATGGATCAATTCAGTGTAATGGTTCCTGAAGGAATCGAGAAGTTAAGGAACTTGCACATGTTGAGTGTGGTCAATGTGCGCAAGAGCAAAGATGTGGCTGGGAAGCTGGAGAGGCTGACGAACTTGCAAAGGCTAGGGGTCACAGGTCTTGGTCAGGAGGAAGGCAAGGAGCTATGGAACTCGATAAAGAACCTCAATAGGTTGCAACGGCTTGAGGTGCGCTCCGAGTCACTTGATTTTCTTGTCAACAACAAGGACATAGATGCAACACCACCAAAGTATCTAGTGTCACTCAGGTTGTGCGGTCTGTTGGACGAACTTCCTGTATGGATCAAGTCACTCAATGATCTGACGAAGGTGAAGCTAATAGGGACACAACTAAAGCAGGATGACATTCATCGCCTCAAGGACCTGCGCATCCTAGCTTCACTAGGCTTGTGGGAGAAGTCCTACAAAGAGAAGTCACTGATATTCAATGATGGCACATTCCGAAAGCTCATATTCCTCGATATCGATGGATTGGAGATTATTGAAACAGTTAACATTGAGAAGGGTGCGATGCCTGAACTTCAACAACTTTGGGTGAACAGGTGCCAGAAATTGAGCGATGATGATAATGGCTTGTCTGGAGTGTTACATCTCCTCAACCTTAACGAGCTTGTTCTGAAGAAATGTGGTCCTAAGGAGAAACTGGTGCAGCTATTGCAAAGCCAGCTCAGTACGCATGTCAAGCGCCCCAAGTTCCTAGTTGGAAAGTCCATATCACCAACTAGCTCAGAGGCGAGCACGAGCACGGCCACACAGACTGGATAG
- the LOC4351733 gene encoding LOW QUALITY PROTEIN: uncharacterized protein (The sequence of the model RefSeq protein was modified relative to this genomic sequence to represent the inferred CDS: substituted 1 base at 1 genomic stop codon) — MSASNNKLQFTPRSSLFQGNEINFSMLYLHHTPAGPRPDQSGLTGNNRETGLGPLVVNNWPVYDGIGRDAKVVARAQGLHIYAGNWHNSFSLVFKDERFKGSTLEVMGIVVERGEWAIVGGTGQFAMANGVIFKKFHEQKQEGNIMELTIQGFCPVLKGSQSLVTKIGPCGGIDGGRAQDITAIPKRLESITIHSNNSTDSISFIYLDQAGQKHRAGPWGGPGGDPYMIEFGSSELLKEVSGTYGLYEGWKVIRSIKFVTNKKPYGPFGRXEGTPFSVPVQNNSSIVGFFGRSGKYLDAAGTYVHPI, encoded by the exons ATGTCGGCCAGCAACAACAAGCTGCAATTCACCCCACGTAGCTCGCTATTTCAGGGCAACGAGATCAACTTCAGCATGCTCTACCTGCACCACACGCCGGCTGGTCCAAGACCAGACCAGTCCGGGCTTACAGGCAATAACAGAGAAACCGGCTTGGGCCCCTTGGTCGTCAACAACTGGCCGGTGTATGACGGCATCGGCCGCGACGCCAAGGTCGTTGCCCGTGCACAAGGCCTGCACATTTACGCCGGTAACTGGCATAACTCCTTTAGCCTTGTGTTTAAGGATGAAAG GTTCAAGGGATCCACACTTGAGGTGATGGGGATAGTCGTTGAACGAGGTGAGTGGGCTATTGTTGGGGGCACGGGACAGTTTGCTATGGCAAATGGTGTTATCTTCAAAAAATTCCACGAACAGAAACAAGAAGGCAATATTATGGAACTCACTATCCAGGGATTTTGTCCTGTCTTGAAAGGGTCACAG AGCCTTGTCACCAAGATTGGGCCTTGCGGCGGAATTGATGGAGGGAGAGCTCAAGACATCACAGCAATTCCAAAGCGTCTAGAATCCATTACAATACATAGCA acaactcaacagatTCGATATCGTTTATTTACTTGGACCAAGCTGGACAGAAGCACAGAGCAGGTCCATGGGGTGGTCCTGGTGGGGATCCCTACATG ATTGAATTTGGCAGTTCAGAGCTTCTCAAGGAAGTTTCTGGAACGTATGGCCTATATGAAGGATGGAAAGTTATAAGATCTATTAAATTTGTCACCAATAAGAAACCATATGGGCCATTTGGACGGTAGGAAGGAACCCCTTTCAGCGTCCCGGTGCAGAACAACTCCAGTATAGTGGGCTTCTTTGGGCGCAGCGGGAAATACCTCGATGCAGCTGGTACCTACGTGCATCCTATCTAA
- the LOC4351734 gene encoding putative disease resistance RPP13-like protein 1 isoform X1, which yields MAVVLEALASNLSNVLAKMARKEVGMLLGISDKIDSLRVRLDGLKEFLADAERRRITDLHVQGWVKELKDAMYDATDILELCQLKAMDQDSRRSNNPSLLSLRNPLNAHHIGSRIMALNQRLDGIKQRAEQFSFIKLDRYGDCSRTAQGHGLRRTTPELDRSGVVGNKIEQDTRRLVELLTREEEEASAASISSNVRVVAIVGVGGIGKTTLAQNIFNHQDIKEKFDKIIWLSINQEFSDPELVRTAITGAGGEHSGHQELSLLQPILREAISGKKIFLVMDDMWSVHAWNNSLRIPLVNSAAQGSWVLITTRDERVAREMKAIQPYHRVDILSRQDAWLLLKKQIASTLKDEYAIEKLKSTGFRILERCGGLPLAIKAIAGLLNHKEINEIEWGKVLRSPSWLVDGMPEEINHAIYLSYDDLDPHLKQCLLYCSLFPKYGKPNKHLIVEVWISEGFVNGKSNEPEELGKEYYNELIIRNLLQTMPGDNNNWTMHDVVRSFCRHVAKDEALPFHMEHLRVTDLDSNRYRWLCIQNELDWSAWQEQNSVRTLFFYGSTHIKLKANDLCSKFSNLRVLSIVYAQLATFDSLCQLKNLRHLYFSRTDIRSLPDGIGKMKFLEYIGITCCEQIQQLPGSIIKLERLRSLNLMGTNIKSIPRGFGRLTSLRTLYSFPAQMGSSSSKDEWCSLEELGPLSQLRDLHIKGLENVSASSSAAKAMLGAKKHLAIWWLECTDRQRDDGFLKEEGIISIDEQRRIKEVFDELCPSYCLEQLYIRGYFGWQLPKWMTSKASVRLDRLTSLKLDGLPCCTKLPDGLCQLSCLKLLQIRRAPAIERIGHEFLQIQQHNGDCHPSRAAVAFPILETLEFTVVLELEEWVWEEHIQAMPLLHELTLDRCKLRQLPLGLAENMPGL from the exons ATGGCTGTGGTTCTGGAGGCCTTGGCATCCAACCTGAGCAATGTGCTTGCCAAGATGGCGAGGAAGGAGGTGGGCATGCTGCTTGGTATCTCTGACAAGATCGACAGCCTCCGCGTCAGGCTTGATGGGCTCAAGGAGTTCCTCGCCGACGCGGAGCGGAGGCGCATCACCGATCTGCACGTGCAGGGTTGGGTGAAGGAGCTCAAGGATGCCATGTACGATGCCACGGACATCCTGGAGCTGTGTCAGCTCAAAGCCATGGATCAGGACAGTAGGCGCAGCAACAACCCGTCGCTACTCTCCCTGCGGAATCCCTTGAACGCCCACCACATTGGAAGCCGCATCATGGCGCTGAACCAGCGGCTTGATGGCATCAAGCAGCGTGCCGAGCAATTCAGCTTCATCAAGCTCGATCGCTACGGTGACTGCAGCAGGACAGCTCAAGGCCATGGCTTACGCCGGACAACACCAGAGCTTGATCGGTCAGGCGTTGTCGGGAATAAGATCGAGCAAGATACAAGGAGACTGGTGGAGTTGCTAacgagggaggaggaagaggcaaGTGCGGCGAGTATCAGCAGCAACGTCAGGGTCGTTGCCATCGTCGGTGTTGGAGGTATTGGTAAAACTACCCTCGCACAGAACATCTTCAACCACCAGGACATCAAGGAGAAGTTCGACAAAATAATATGGCTGAGCATTAACCAGGAATTCAGTGATCCTGAGCTGGTGAGGACGGCCATCACTGGTGCCGGTGGTGAGCACAGTGGGCATCAAGAACTGTCCCTGCTTCAGCCAATCCTTCGAGAAGCAATATCTGGAAAGAAAATCTTTTTGGTGATGGATGATATGTGGAGCGTCCATGCTTGGAACAATTCATTAAGAATCCCTTTAGTTAACTCGGCTGCTCAAGGCAGCTGGGTTCTCATCACCACCAGAGACGAAAGAGTTGCCCGAGAGATGAAGGCCATACAGCCGTACCACCGCGTGGACATATTATCTCGGCAAGATGCCTGGTTGTTACTCAAGAAACAG ATTGCTTCAACTTTGAAAGATGAGTATGCGATTGAGAAGCTAAAGAGTACTGGCTTTAGAATTTTAGAAAGATGTGGTGGTTTACCGCTAGCTATCAAAGCGATTGCAGGGCTTTTGAACCACAAAGAGATAAATGAAATTGAGTGGGGAAAGGTACTAAGAAGTCCTTCATGGTTAGTGGATGGAATGCCTGAAGAGATAAACCATGCAATATATTTAAGCTACGATGACCTAGACCCTCATTTGAAGCAATGCCTTTTGTATTGCTCACTCTTCCCTAAATATGGTAAACCCAATAAACATTTGATTGTTGAAGTATGGATTAGTGAAGGTTTTGTTAATGGAAAATCAAATGAACCGGAAGAACTAGGAAAGGAGTATTACAATGAGTTAATCATAAGGAACCTTTTACAGACAATGCCCGGCGACAATAATAATTGGACCATGCATGATGTGGTTCGCTCATTTTGTCGACATGTGGCTAAAGATGAAGCACTACCCTTTCATATGGAACATCTTAGAGTCACTGACCTCGATTCAAATAGATATCGTTGGTTGTGCATACAGAATGAATTAGATTGGAGTGCATGGCAAGAACAAAACTCAGTTAGAacgttatttttttatggaagtACTCATATCAAGTTGAAGGCCAATGATTTATGCAGCAAATTCTCAAACTTAAGGGTTCTGAGTATAGTATATGCACAACTTGCTACTTTTGATTCTCTATGCCAATTGAAGAACTTGAGGCACTTGTACTTTTCCCGTACTGACATACGTAGCCTGCCAGATGGCATCGGCAAGATGAAATTCTTGGAGTACATTGGGATTACATGCTGTGAACAAATACAACAACTTCCTGGTAGCATTATAAAACTAGAGCGGCTAAGATCTCTTAACCTTATGGGCACAAACATAAAAAGTATACCTAGGGGTTTTGGTCGCCTTACAAGTTTGAGAACATTATACTCGTTTCCAGCTCAGATGGGTAGCAGTTCATCAAAAGATGAGTGGTGTAGTTTGGAGGAGCTGGGACCTCTTTCTCAGCTCAGGGATCTCCATATAAAGGGTTTGGAGAATGTATCTGCCAGCTCTTCCGCTGCAAAGGCCATGCTTGGTGCCAAGAAACATCTTGCCATATGGTGGTTAGAGTGCACTGATAGGCAGAGAGATGATGGATTCTTGAAAGAGGAAGGAATCATTTCTATAGACGAGCAGCGACGAATCAAGGAGGTTTTTGATGAGTTGTGCCCTTCATACTGCTTAGAACAACTTTACATCAGAGGATATTTTGGTTGGCAGCTCCCAAAGTGGATGACATCAAAAGCATCTGTGAGGCTTGATAGATTGACGAGTCTTAAGTTGGATGGCCTGCCTTGCTGCACCAAACTCCCTGATGGCTTGTGTCAGCTTTCCTGTTTGAAGCTTCTACAGATCAGGCGTGCCCCAGCCATTGAGCGCATCGGGCATGAATTCCTGCAGATACAGCAACACAATGGTGATTGCCATCCTTCCCGAGCAGCGGTTGCATTTCCTATATTAGAGACGCTAGAGTTTACAGTAGTGCTGGAGTTGGAGGAATGGGTGTGGGAGGAACACATTCAAGCCATGCCACTCCTGCATGAGCTTACACTAGACAGGTGCAAATTGCGACAACTTCCTCTTGGACTTGCTGAGAACATGCCAGGGCTTTGA
- the LOC4351734 gene encoding disease resistance RPP13-like protein 4 isoform X2: MAVVLEALASNLSNVLAKMARKEVGMLLGISDKIDSLRVRLDGLKEFLADAERRRITDLHVQGWVKELKDAMYDATDILELCQLKAMDQDSRRSNNPSLLSLRNPLNAHHIGSRIMALNQRLDGIKQRAEQFSFIKLDRYGDCSRTAQGHGLRRTTPELDRSGVVGNKIEQDTRRLVELLTREEEEASAASISSNVRVVAIVGVGGIGKTTLAQNIFNHQDIKEKFDKIIWLSINQEFSDPELVRTAITGAGGEHSGHQELSLLQPILREAISGKKIFLVMDDMWSVHAWNNSLRIPLVNSAAQGSWVLITTRDERVAREMKAIQPYHRVDILSRQDAWLLLKKQMGSSSSKDEWCSLEELGPLSQLRDLHIKGLENVSASSSAAKAMLGAKKHLAIWWLECTDRQRDDGFLKEEGIISIDEQRRIKEVFDELCPSYCLEQLYIRGYFGWQLPKWMTSKASVRLDRLTSLKLDGLPCCTKLPDGLCQLSCLKLLQIRRAPAIERIGHEFLQIQQHNGDCHPSRAAVAFPILETLEFTVVLELEEWVWEEHIQAMPLLHELTLDRCKLRQLPLGLAENMPGL; encoded by the exons ATGGCTGTGGTTCTGGAGGCCTTGGCATCCAACCTGAGCAATGTGCTTGCCAAGATGGCGAGGAAGGAGGTGGGCATGCTGCTTGGTATCTCTGACAAGATCGACAGCCTCCGCGTCAGGCTTGATGGGCTCAAGGAGTTCCTCGCCGACGCGGAGCGGAGGCGCATCACCGATCTGCACGTGCAGGGTTGGGTGAAGGAGCTCAAGGATGCCATGTACGATGCCACGGACATCCTGGAGCTGTGTCAGCTCAAAGCCATGGATCAGGACAGTAGGCGCAGCAACAACCCGTCGCTACTCTCCCTGCGGAATCCCTTGAACGCCCACCACATTGGAAGCCGCATCATGGCGCTGAACCAGCGGCTTGATGGCATCAAGCAGCGTGCCGAGCAATTCAGCTTCATCAAGCTCGATCGCTACGGTGACTGCAGCAGGACAGCTCAAGGCCATGGCTTACGCCGGACAACACCAGAGCTTGATCGGTCAGGCGTTGTCGGGAATAAGATCGAGCAAGATACAAGGAGACTGGTGGAGTTGCTAacgagggaggaggaagaggcaaGTGCGGCGAGTATCAGCAGCAACGTCAGGGTCGTTGCCATCGTCGGTGTTGGAGGTATTGGTAAAACTACCCTCGCACAGAACATCTTCAACCACCAGGACATCAAGGAGAAGTTCGACAAAATAATATGGCTGAGCATTAACCAGGAATTCAGTGATCCTGAGCTGGTGAGGACGGCCATCACTGGTGCCGGTGGTGAGCACAGTGGGCATCAAGAACTGTCCCTGCTTCAGCCAATCCTTCGAGAAGCAATATCTGGAAAGAAAATCTTTTTGGTGATGGATGATATGTGGAGCGTCCATGCTTGGAACAATTCATTAAGAATCCCTTTAGTTAACTCGGCTGCTCAAGGCAGCTGGGTTCTCATCACCACCAGAGACGAAAGAGTTGCCCGAGAGATGAAGGCCATACAGCCGTACCACCGCGTGGACATATTATCTCGGCAAGATGCCTGGTTGTTACTCAAGAAACAG ATGGGTAGCAGTTCATCAAAAGATGAGTGGTGTAGTTTGGAGGAGCTGGGACCTCTTTCTCAGCTCAGGGATCTCCATATAAAGGGTTTGGAGAATGTATCTGCCAGCTCTTCCGCTGCAAAGGCCATGCTTGGTGCCAAGAAACATCTTGCCATATGGTGGTTAGAGTGCACTGATAGGCAGAGAGATGATGGATTCTTGAAAGAGGAAGGAATCATTTCTATAGACGAGCAGCGACGAATCAAGGAGGTTTTTGATGAGTTGTGCCCTTCATACTGCTTAGAACAACTTTACATCAGAGGATATTTTGGTTGGCAGCTCCCAAAGTGGATGACATCAAAAGCATCTGTGAGGCTTGATAGATTGACGAGTCTTAAGTTGGATGGCCTGCCTTGCTGCACCAAACTCCCTGATGGCTTGTGTCAGCTTTCCTGTTTGAAGCTTCTACAGATCAGGCGTGCCCCAGCCATTGAGCGCATCGGGCATGAATTCCTGCAGATACAGCAACACAATGGTGATTGCCATCCTTCCCGAGCAGCGGTTGCATTTCCTATATTAGAGACGCTAGAGTTTACAGTAGTGCTGGAGTTGGAGGAATGGGTGTGGGAGGAACACATTCAAGCCATGCCACTCCTGCATGAGCTTACACTAGACAGGTGCAAATTGCGACAACTTCCTCTTGGACTTGCTGAGAACATGCCAGGGCTTTGA
- the LOC4351734 gene encoding disease resistance RPP13-like protein 4 isoform X3 — MAVVLEALASNLSNVLAKMARKEVGMLLGISDKIDSLRVRLDGLKEFLADAERRRITDLHVQGWVKELKDAMYDATDILELCQLKAMDQDSRRSNNPSLLSLRNPLNAHHIGSRIMALNQRLDGIKQRAEQFSFIKLDRYGDCSRTAQGHGLRRTTPELDRSGVVGNKIEQDTRRLVELLTREEEEASAASISSNVRVVAIVGVGGIGKTTLAQNIFNHQDIKEKFDKIIWLSINQEFSDPELVRTAITGAGGEHSGHQELSLLQPILREAISGKKIFLVMDDMWSVHAWNNSLRIPLVNSAAQGSWVLITTRDERVAREMKAIQPYHRVDILSRQDAWLLLKKQMASAR, encoded by the exons ATGGCTGTGGTTCTGGAGGCCTTGGCATCCAACCTGAGCAATGTGCTTGCCAAGATGGCGAGGAAGGAGGTGGGCATGCTGCTTGGTATCTCTGACAAGATCGACAGCCTCCGCGTCAGGCTTGATGGGCTCAAGGAGTTCCTCGCCGACGCGGAGCGGAGGCGCATCACCGATCTGCACGTGCAGGGTTGGGTGAAGGAGCTCAAGGATGCCATGTACGATGCCACGGACATCCTGGAGCTGTGTCAGCTCAAAGCCATGGATCAGGACAGTAGGCGCAGCAACAACCCGTCGCTACTCTCCCTGCGGAATCCCTTGAACGCCCACCACATTGGAAGCCGCATCATGGCGCTGAACCAGCGGCTTGATGGCATCAAGCAGCGTGCCGAGCAATTCAGCTTCATCAAGCTCGATCGCTACGGTGACTGCAGCAGGACAGCTCAAGGCCATGGCTTACGCCGGACAACACCAGAGCTTGATCGGTCAGGCGTTGTCGGGAATAAGATCGAGCAAGATACAAGGAGACTGGTGGAGTTGCTAacgagggaggaggaagaggcaaGTGCGGCGAGTATCAGCAGCAACGTCAGGGTCGTTGCCATCGTCGGTGTTGGAGGTATTGGTAAAACTACCCTCGCACAGAACATCTTCAACCACCAGGACATCAAGGAGAAGTTCGACAAAATAATATGGCTGAGCATTAACCAGGAATTCAGTGATCCTGAGCTGGTGAGGACGGCCATCACTGGTGCCGGTGGTGAGCACAGTGGGCATCAAGAACTGTCCCTGCTTCAGCCAATCCTTCGAGAAGCAATATCTGGAAAGAAAATCTTTTTGGTGATGGATGATATGTGGAGCGTCCATGCTTGGAACAATTCATTAAGAATCCCTTTAGTTAACTCGGCTGCTCAAGGCAGCTGGGTTCTCATCACCACCAGAGACGAAAGAGTTGCCCGAGAGATGAAGGCCATACAGCCGTACCACCGCGTGGACATATTATCTCGGCAAGATGCCTGGTTGTTACTCAAGAAACAG ATGGCATCGGCAAGATGA